The DNA segment ATCGGCTCGATTTTCGGCGGCAACGGCGACCAGGACCTGTCCATGGTCGTGTTCGAGCCGGGCTCCGCCGAATTGACCCGGGAAGCGAAATCCAAGATCGATGTCCTCGCGAAGGCGCTCAAGGAACGTCCAGCCATTTCTCTCACAGTTGTTGGCAGGATGGCTCCCGAGCAAGACACGGCAGCGCTCAGGCCGGTGCTGCTCCGCGAACAGGCCGCCGCGGCCATCGGGTTCGGAGAGGACACGGCGACCCTAAGCGAATCCGAGTACCACCGCGGCATTGACCAGTTGTTCAGGGATCAGTTCCAGCTTCCCGCGTTGCGGCGCAACGCGCCGGTCCCGCAGCCGCGTTCGCTGGAAGAAAAGGAGCTCGCGCTGCTCGATCGCATCAGCGTTCCCCTGGAGCGCCTCGCCGATCTCGCGGCCCACCGCGCGGCGGCCGTCGCCGCGGGCTTGATCCGTGATAACGCGATCGGCGAGGGACGCGTGACTGCGAGCTCGAGCGAATCCCCAGCAGATGCGCCGATTGCGGAGTTCAAGCTCGAATAGCCCGCGCGGAATGCGGATGGGTCAGGGTTTCGGCTGCGAGAGCCGAGCCAGAGACAAGAATCCGATCGGATGTCGGGTGGCCCCGCTTTGCGCCATGTCCGCGAGGATCTCCCCGACGACGCTCGCGAACTTGAAGCCATGTCCGGAGAAGCCGCAGGCGACCGAGACGTTGGGATGCTCAGAAAGGCGGTCGATGATGAAGTGGGAGTCCGGAGACATCGAGTACATGCACGTCCGAAGGCCCAGCAGGTTGCCGTTCGCATCCGGGATGTACCTCGCAAGGCACTCACGGATTTCCGCCTCATCCTCCTTGTCCGGCCGGTTCGCGGCGGCGTGGAGGCGATCGGGGTCGATGGGGCGCCCGGGACGATGGAGCGCCACCTTGAAGCCAGGGGCTTCTGGTCGGATCGGAAATCCGTAGTACTCTCCGCTCGCAACGGCGGCCTCGGGCTCGATCGCCCACACCGGCATCTGTGGGTGCCGGAACCGGTCGGAATCGGCGGGCCACACCCACGCGAGAACCTGGCGGTGCACTCGGATCGGCAGCCAGTCGACACAGCGTGAGGCCCATGCCCCGCCGGCAATGATCAGTTTCTCGGCGCGGTACATCCCTCCGTGTGTGCGGACGCAGACACCGGTTGAGTCGGCTTCCCAACCCATGACCGGTTCGTGCGCCTTGAGCTCGGCGCCATACTGAAGGGCGAGCCCGGCCTGCGCGGCGACTACCGCCTCAGGGACAAGCAAGCCAGCCGCCTCCTCATAGACCGCCTCGTACGATGACGGTACTTCGAACTGGGGATATCGCTGGGCCAGTTGCCGACGAGACAACACCTCATGGGCGAGACCATGGTTCTGAGCCGAGCGGAGCGAGCCGGGGACGAGACTCCCCGATCCGGGACCGATGTACACGCCCCCGGTCACGTGGAGCAACGTCGATCCCGCCTGCACCTCCAGGTCCCGCCAGAGTTCGTAGGCCCGACGCAGCAGCGGCACATAGTCCGGGTGCTCGAAGTACGCCATCCGGATCATCCGTGAGTAGCCGTGGGAGGAGCCATTTCCGTGGGGGATATCGAACTGCTCCAGGCCGAGCACCCGAACCCCTCGCCTCGCAAGATGGAGCGCGGCGGATGAGCCCATCGCACCGAGTCCGATGATGATGGTGTGGTACTCCGGGGTCACCGCGCACCGCCAAGAACCCGCCATCGTGGGCAGGTCACCATGTGGTCGTTGACCATCCCGACCGCCTGCATGAACGCGTAGCAGATGGTTGTCCCAACGAACGTGAAGCCGAGTTTCCGAAGATCCCTCGACATAGCGTCGGAAACCGGGGAGGAAGCGGGGACATCCGACATCCGCCGGCGTCGGTTCACAATCGGCGACCCGCCC comes from the Phycisphaeraceae bacterium genome and includes:
- the solA gene encoding N-methyl-L-tryptophan oxidase, with the protein product MAGSWRCAVTPEYHTIIIGLGAMGSSAALHLARRGVRVLGLEQFDIPHGNGSSHGYSRMIRMAYFEHPDYVPLLRRAYELWRDLEVQAGSTLLHVTGGVYIGPGSGSLVPGSLRSAQNHGLAHEVLSRRQLAQRYPQFEVPSSYEAVYEEAAGLLVPEAVVAAQAGLALQYGAELKAHEPVMGWEADSTGVCVRTHGGMYRAEKLIIAGGAWASRCVDWLPIRVHRQVLAWVWPADSDRFRHPQMPVWAIEPEAAVASGEYYGFPIRPEAPGFKVALHRPGRPIDPDRLHAAANRPDKEDEAEIRECLARYIPDANGNLLGLRTCMYSMSPDSHFIIDRLSEHPNVSVACGFSGHGFKFASVVGEILADMAQSGATRHPIGFLSLARLSQPKP